In Panicum virgatum strain AP13 chromosome 4N, P.virgatum_v5, whole genome shotgun sequence, a single window of DNA contains:
- the LOC120671434 gene encoding uncharacterized protein LOC120671434: protein MAAKLALLLAAACLLVLAATVADARPLKREDQLPPSSEGDDGARHAAVVESPPAGGGGIQTVVGAAEHAGGGRKFAMMSIDMLRGVKDSGPSPGAGH, encoded by the coding sequence ATGGCAGCCAAGCTCGCCCTGCTCCTGGCGGCAGCGTGCCTGCTGGTGCtcgcggcgacggtggcggacGCCAGGCCGCTGAAGAGAGAGGATCAGCTGCCGCCGTCGTCggagggcgacgacggcgcccggcatgcggcggtggtggagtcgcctccggcgggcggcggcggcatccagACGGTGGTCGGGGCCGCggagcacgccggcggcgggcgcaagTTCGCGATGATGAGCATCGACATGCTCCGCGGGGTCAAGGACTCCGGCCCGAGCCCCGGGGCGGGGCACTAG
- the LOC120670858 gene encoding 40S ribosomal protein S3-2-like, with the protein MATTHAISKKRKFVADGVFFAEHNEMLTRELAEDGYSGVEVRVTPLRTDAERRPRRRAAASGDARRRRWATACVEKMKFGIDSIIVALFVFFLFSSMILGLKLCE; encoded by the exons ATGGCGACCACTCACGCGATCAGCAAGAAGCGGAAG TTCGTGGCGGATGGCGTGTTCTTCGCGGAGCATAACGAGATGCTCACCCGTGAGCTCGCTGAGGACGGCTACTCCGGCGTCGAGGTCCGTGTCACCCCCTTGCGCACCGATGCGGAACGGCGGCCACGGCGtagggccgcggcgagcggcgacgcgcggaggcggcgctgggctACGGCGTGCGTGGAGAAGATGAAGTTTGGGATTGATTCAATCATAGTAGCcctctttgttttctttcttttttcttcaatGATTCTTGGATTGAAATTATGTGAATGA